The proteins below are encoded in one region of Myxococcales bacterium:
- a CDS encoding Uma2 family endonuclease — protein sequence MSSVPPKKATYAELVALPEHLIGEILEGELITSPRPTAPHATATSVLGMDIGAPFQRGRGGPGGWWIIDEPELHFADDVLVPDLAGWRKERMPQVPNQAWFELAPDWICEVVSPSTARIDRIRKMPIYARQGVAFAWLLDPLQRTLEVYGLRDQQWVVIGSHEGNAVVRAEPFDAIELELAALWIDAGE from the coding sequence ATGTCGTCTGTTCCACCTAAAAAAGCCACTTACGCGGAGCTTGTGGCGTTACCGGAGCATCTGATTGGCGAAATCCTGGAAGGTGAGCTCATCACAAGTCCGCGGCCTACTGCGCCGCATGCCACCGCAACTTCCGTGTTGGGCATGGACATCGGCGCTCCTTTTCAGCGCGGGCGCGGCGGGCCCGGTGGCTGGTGGATCATCGATGAACCCGAGCTTCATTTTGCAGACGATGTGCTCGTGCCGGATTTGGCGGGCTGGCGCAAAGAGCGCATGCCACAGGTGCCAAACCAAGCCTGGTTTGAGCTTGCGCCGGACTGGATCTGCGAAGTGGTTTCACCTTCGACGGCTCGCATTGATCGCATACGAAAGATGCCCATCTATGCGCGGCAGGGCGTCGCTTTTGCGTGGCTTCTCGATCCTTTGCAGCGCACTCTCGAGGTCTACGGTTTGCGTGATCAGCAGTGGGTTGTCATCGGCAGCCATGAGGGCAACGCGGTGGTGCGCGCTGAGCCCTTTGATGCCATCGAACTTGAACTTGCGGCGCTTTGGATCGACGCGGGCGAGTAG
- a CDS encoding dephospho-CoA kinase encodes MAAERVVGLTGGIATGKSVVAGFFNELGVPSVDADQIAREIVMPGSQTLGEIVEVFGDAFLLKDGSLDRKKLGDFVFSSPKHRNLLNSITHPRIAKRSQEKIAMLRKSNPAYVIYNAALLIENNLQNQFDALVIVSASRLRQIERIKSRDNLSENEIILRLDAQMPNEKKLSFADFIIDNDGDLQSTKEQTLKVHDNLVSRFAKDSAL; translated from the coding sequence ATGGCAGCAGAACGAGTTGTTGGACTTACAGGAGGAATTGCAACGGGAAAATCCGTGGTGGCTGGTTTTTTCAATGAGCTGGGCGTGCCGAGTGTCGATGCCGATCAAATTGCCAGAGAAATTGTAATGCCAGGAAGCCAAACGCTTGGAGAAATTGTTGAAGTTTTTGGTGATGCTTTTCTGTTGAAAGACGGTAGCCTTGATCGAAAAAAACTCGGGGATTTCGTTTTTTCATCGCCGAAGCATCGCAACCTTCTCAATTCGATTACCCATCCTCGAATCGCCAAACGTAGTCAGGAAAAAATTGCGATGTTAAGGAAGAGTAATCCTGCTTATGTGATTTACAATGCTGCACTTTTAATCGAAAACAACCTTCAAAATCAATTTGATGCGTTGGTTATCGTAAGCGCAAGCCGGTTGAGGCAAATTGAGCGCATTAAATCTCGTGATAATCTTTCTGAAAACGAAATAATCTTACGTCTCGATGCTCAAATGCCAAATGAGAAAAAACTTTCTTTTGCGGACTTCATCATCGACAACGATGGTGATTTACAGTCGACGAAAGAGCAGACCCTCAAAGTGCATGACAATCTTGTTTCTCGTTTCGCCAAGGACTCTGCCCTATGA
- a CDS encoding NnrS family protein translates to MSTILPHDRNSEKTIAQSPAWLAMGFRPFFLCAALFACVTILMWLHALSSGTAPSAGYMPFTLWHAHEMIFGFTMAVIAGFLLTAARNWTQLNTMHGYSLLMLVLLWLFGRIAMAGLFPLPGKLIALSVVGFQLWLALAVGHVIVRAGSRRNFGIVVVLVLFTVASACAHLDALGFINNAATPAIHGALHLIIVLNVVIGGRIVPLFTRNRTGQQSIHNVINVDHAAIIAAVLVAAIATLATVFQNKTLVWTLSSVACVSGVLQLLRMRTWGSRAAMRIPMLAVLHAGYAWIGVGHLTMAAAFFIPTLSHTLALHALSIGVIGTMTLGMMARVTQGHTGRAIQASRLLVAGFVAINAAAAARLAAALLPANHLATTWMVSGTLFCVAYAAYFFSALKPLTSRRIDNRAG, encoded by the coding sequence ATGAGTACAATCTTGCCACACGATAGAAACAGTGAAAAAACCATCGCTCAGTCACCAGCTTGGCTCGCTATGGGATTTCGACCCTTTTTTCTGTGCGCTGCCCTTTTCGCATGTGTGACCATCTTGATGTGGCTGCACGCGCTAAGCTCAGGAACTGCTCCGAGTGCAGGCTACATGCCTTTTACACTATGGCATGCACACGAAATGATCTTCGGTTTTACGATGGCCGTTATCGCAGGTTTTTTGCTCACCGCCGCTCGCAACTGGACGCAGTTAAACACCATGCACGGTTATTCTCTTCTTATGCTCGTTTTACTTTGGCTGTTTGGACGAATCGCTATGGCGGGACTGTTTCCTCTGCCCGGAAAATTGATTGCTTTGAGCGTTGTGGGCTTTCAACTGTGGCTAGCCCTTGCGGTGGGACATGTCATCGTGCGAGCTGGAAGTAGACGCAACTTCGGTATTGTTGTCGTGCTGGTACTATTTACAGTCGCCTCGGCATGCGCCCATCTTGATGCACTGGGTTTTATCAACAATGCCGCCACACCAGCCATTCACGGAGCATTGCATCTTATTATTGTACTCAACGTAGTGATCGGCGGTCGAATCGTGCCACTTTTCACTCGTAATCGCACGGGACAACAAAGTATACACAATGTGATTAACGTAGACCATGCCGCGATCATCGCTGCAGTGTTAGTCGCAGCAATAGCGACGCTAGCCACTGTGTTTCAAAACAAAACGCTTGTTTGGACGCTTAGTTCCGTGGCTTGTGTCTCGGGTGTCTTGCAATTGTTACGTATGCGCACTTGGGGAAGCAGAGCAGCGATGCGTATTCCGATGCTTGCCGTGCTTCATGCAGGCTATGCTTGGATCGGCGTGGGACATCTGACGATGGCAGCAGCCTTCTTCATACCAACGCTCAGTCACACCCTCGCACTGCATGCCCTCAGTATTGGTGTTATCGGCACCATGACGCTCGGCATGATGGCACGGGTAACCCAGGGGCACACGGGACGGGCGATTCAAGCCTCACGGCTTTTGGTCGCAGGATTTGTTGCGATAAACGCGGCTGCAGCTGCTCGATTAGCGGCAGCCCTACTTCCGGCTAACCACTTAGCCACAACTTGGATGGTATCGGGCACACTATTTTGTGTTGCTTATGCTGCGTATTTCTTTTCGGCACTCAAGCCACTTACGAGCCGACGCATCGACAATCGAGCCGGATAA
- a CDS encoding SDR family oxidoreductase, translated as MKNDNDDSVTFVTGYPEHLLARKVLRQLLLDEQQRVACLVEERFLEQAKSDLSKIGTGADRVEIILGDPVAMDFSLSGAAYLSLARRTRVLHHCANCSYLGASRRDAKLGTLTAAREMLEFAEAAPQLMRCVYWSTALVSGQRLGVIREDELEDDAGFRNPIEEMHFRAERLMHNAMHELPIVVLRPTILTCDSTTGEMDLNQGFLLLVRLLLNAPAEFRIPLPALGDTTLDLVPVDYAAKAGCFIAKQDMAIGKAFHLCDPNALPATEVFALLSEATGHRIATESFAGDLLGALLKFPGMQRLAPVPRSFLQQALTEVKYDSRRADSLLEASGMHCPSFRDYVMQLVDFVKQHRNSEKVASN; from the coding sequence ATGAAAAATGATAACGATGATTCCGTCACTTTTGTGACAGGCTATCCGGAGCACTTGCTCGCACGTAAAGTATTGCGGCAGTTGCTTCTTGATGAGCAACAGAGGGTAGCGTGTTTGGTCGAGGAAAGATTTTTAGAGCAGGCAAAATCCGATCTTTCCAAGATAGGTACCGGAGCTGATCGTGTGGAAATTATCCTTGGAGATCCTGTCGCTATGGATTTTTCTCTTTCCGGCGCAGCTTACCTGAGTCTCGCGAGGCGAACACGAGTGTTGCACCATTGCGCGAATTGCTCATACCTGGGTGCCTCCCGACGGGATGCAAAGTTGGGTACCTTAACGGCTGCCCGTGAGATGCTGGAATTTGCCGAAGCTGCTCCGCAATTAATGCGTTGTGTCTATTGGTCAACAGCTCTCGTTTCAGGTCAAAGACTCGGTGTGATTCGCGAAGATGAACTTGAAGACGATGCGGGTTTTCGGAACCCGATCGAGGAAATGCATTTTCGCGCTGAGCGCTTGATGCACAACGCGATGCACGAGCTTCCTATCGTGGTGTTGCGACCGACCATCCTGACCTGTGATTCAACGACAGGGGAAATGGACCTTAACCAGGGCTTCCTTCTTTTAGTGCGTTTGCTGCTCAATGCACCTGCGGAGTTTCGAATACCGCTCCCAGCGTTGGGCGATACAACCTTGGATTTGGTCCCCGTTGATTATGCGGCGAAGGCTGGATGCTTCATTGCCAAACAGGATATGGCTATTGGTAAAGCATTTCATCTTTGTGACCCAAATGCGCTTCCTGCAACGGAAGTGTTTGCTTTGCTCTCGGAGGCGACAGGCCACCGAATCGCAACAGAGAGTTTTGCCGGTGATTTACTGGGAGCCCTGTTGAAGTTTCCCGGCATGCAAAGACTTGCACCGGTGCCGCGTTCGTTTTTGCAGCAAGCTTTGACCGAGGTTAAATACGATTCGCGTCGCGCCGATAGCTTGCTCGAAGCTAGCGGAATGCACTGTCCCTCGTTTCGTGACTATGTGATGCAGTTAGTCGACTTTGTAAAACAGCACCGAAATAGCGAAAAAGTAGCCAGCAACTAG
- a CDS encoding prepilin-type N-terminal cleavage/methylation domain-containing protein: MLSKCKNKDGFTLIELMIVVAILGVLAGLAIPAFIGYVRQSKTSEATSNLDMLYKGATSYYSQERTESGITATTNGGCTVASAALLPSNPGTDKQFVDFQAAGEEWAAVNFSVSDAIYFGYRIISAGGGCANTADNTNIYTFQAQGDLDGDDVNSIFELAVGSDARNEALSCARFLHSKPRGITFAHLRLDSHPKTMMVFALAGLNGPCPGSSVGRAED; this comes from the coding sequence ATGCTTAGTAAGTGTAAAAACAAAGACGGCTTTACGTTGATCGAGCTTATGATTGTCGTCGCCATTCTAGGCGTTCTTGCGGGCTTAGCAATCCCCGCATTTATCGGCTATGTGCGGCAGTCCAAAACATCCGAAGCCACCAGTAACCTCGATATGCTCTACAAGGGAGCGACTTCGTATTACAGCCAGGAGCGTACGGAAAGCGGTATTACGGCAACAACCAATGGCGGGTGCACGGTGGCGAGCGCTGCTTTGCTACCCTCCAATCCTGGCACCGACAAGCAGTTCGTTGATTTTCAAGCAGCCGGTGAAGAGTGGGCTGCGGTGAATTTTTCGGTAAGTGATGCGATCTACTTCGGCTACCGCATTATTTCTGCCGGAGGAGGCTGCGCAAACACAGCCGATAATACAAACATCTACACCTTCCAAGCCCAGGGCGATCTCGACGGCGACGATGTCAACAGTATTTTTGAGCTTGCCGTTGGCAGCGACGCCCGCAACGAGGCTCTATCATGCGCAAGGTTTTTACACTCAAAACCAAGAGGAATAACCTTTGCGCACTTACGACTTGACAGCCACCCAAAGACCATGATGGTCTTCGCCCTCGCTGGCCTAAATGGCCCGTGCCCAGGTAGCTCAGTCGGTAGAGCAGAGGATTGA
- a CDS encoding FixH family protein, producing MTKRTIYIALMFFVLGPMAITACSDEDDSEAGDFIISASIDPDPPIVGRHTMTLSVTDLSSTPVLEASIEVDPQMPAHGHGSNETPLVTEIGEGTYEAYPVTFTMPGTWEVTVHATAGEKHGMQHFNYEAQ from the coding sequence ATGACAAAGAGAACTATTTATATCGCACTGATGTTTTTCGTCCTTGGCCCCATGGCCATCACGGCATGCTCGGATGAAGACGACTCGGAAGCTGGAGACTTTATCATCAGCGCAAGTATCGATCCTGATCCTCCTATCGTCGGTCGACACACGATGACTCTTTCCGTCACGGATCTTTCGAGTACGCCAGTGCTCGAAGCAAGTATTGAAGTCGATCCTCAGATGCCTGCACACGGTCATGGTTCCAATGAAACACCACTCGTTACCGAAATAGGTGAAGGGACATACGAGGCTTACCCTGTAACATTCACCATGCCGGGAACATGGGAGGTTACAGTGCATGCTACAGCTGGCGAAAAGCACGGTATGCAGCATTTTAACTACGAAGCCCAGTGA
- a CDS encoding CopD family protein yields the protein MQLPSFYALTLWIHILAACLWVGGLWFFVLALLPALRREVSITERMHLIKVVGHRFRVVGWISLFTLLLSGSVILWFRGIEWAHLFSSSFWHGTFGKVLALKLFMYVLVVAFSGLHDFVLGPQATTALRSQPDSTNAQRLRRWTGLVGRANGLLSLLIIFLAIMLVRGWSW from the coding sequence ATGCAGCTTCCATCATTTTATGCGCTTACTCTTTGGATCCACATCTTGGCGGCTTGTTTGTGGGTGGGAGGACTATGGTTCTTTGTCCTGGCCTTGCTACCGGCCCTTCGTCGGGAAGTCTCGATCACCGAACGCATGCATTTGATCAAAGTGGTAGGTCATCGCTTTCGTGTTGTGGGTTGGATTAGTTTGTTTACGCTTTTGTTGAGTGGCTCCGTAATTCTGTGGTTTCGAGGTATCGAATGGGCTCATTTGTTCTCCTCCTCGTTTTGGCACGGCACCTTTGGCAAGGTGCTAGCGTTGAAGCTGTTCATGTATGTTTTAGTCGTTGCCTTCAGCGGTCTGCACGATTTCGTTCTTGGTCCACAGGCCACTACAGCACTTCGATCGCAACCGGATTCTACCAACGCACAGCGGCTTAGACGTTGGACAGGCCTTGTGGGACGTGCAAATGGGCTGCTGTCCCTCCTCATAATTTTTTTGGCCATCATGTTGGTGCGTGGCTGGTCGTGGTAA
- a CDS encoding redoxin domain-containing protein has translation MSGCASAAGISHVALSPPPPEVVALRNLDGGAAKLGDIIKNHEATVLIWWATQCPCVARYEERMTALRRSYPENRIAILAVASNADDDSLSIKKTLKERGFHLPLIIDSHAKLATLLGVRSTPTVVILERSGKVRFIGWMDNERSPGETDRIPYVQLTLDAMLGEAKESTQNRTPVYGCIITRSLLEKNTCHSVKKKCTYGHEPNQ, from the coding sequence ATGAGCGGCTGTGCTTCTGCTGCAGGGATCAGCCATGTTGCACTGTCGCCACCGCCGCCTGAGGTGGTTGCGTTAAGAAATCTTGATGGAGGAGCAGCTAAGCTGGGCGATATTATAAAAAATCATGAAGCCACCGTGTTAATATGGTGGGCCACTCAATGTCCTTGCGTGGCGCGTTATGAGGAGCGCATGACTGCCTTACGCAGATCCTATCCAGAGAATCGCATTGCCATTTTGGCCGTTGCAAGCAACGCTGACGACGATTCTCTTTCCATAAAGAAAACGCTCAAGGAACGCGGTTTTCATCTGCCTCTTATCATCGATTCACACGCAAAGCTTGCAACTTTACTCGGCGTTCGCAGCACACCGACTGTGGTTATACTTGAGCGTTCCGGAAAAGTTCGATTTATAGGCTGGATGGATAATGAACGAAGCCCCGGTGAAACGGACCGCATACCCTACGTCCAGCTCACGCTTGATGCCATGCTTGGAGAGGCCAAGGAAAGCACGCAGAACCGCACTCCTGTCTACGGCTGCATCATCACCCGTTCATTACTCGAAAAAAACACTTGTCATTCTGTGAAAAAGAAATGCACTTATGGACATGAACCAAACCAATAG
- a CDS encoding arginine N-succinyltransferase has protein sequence MHDPKGLNTMTPRFTIRAGLPEDYNELLKLSQFLDSANLPNDPKPIKKLLDLSLDSFSGKIKDPTARKYVFAIHDEEEQSIVGTSMIIAQLGRREAPYVYFDIHREERYSDTLDKHFVHQVLTVRYSYNGPTEIGGLVVHPDYRKSEHKVGMLISYVRFLWIAMNRALVQDQILAELMPPLKEDGSSYLWEAVGRRFTNMTYREADRLSKGNKEFIRSLFPRQSIYTTLLSQEAQDVIGQVSPNTRGVETLLRSIGFEYANRVDPFDGGPDFIASTKDILLVKRSLEWQACLGKKKHDTHVLLAHQSSQAPFFVCIPAWCSFDERHNKCFVDDSILERLALTEGDRLWALPLSLS, from the coding sequence ATGCATGATCCCAAAGGGCTCAATACCATGACACCGCGTTTTACCATACGTGCAGGGCTTCCTGAAGACTACAACGAATTGCTAAAACTCAGTCAGTTCTTGGATTCTGCAAACCTTCCGAACGATCCGAAACCCATCAAAAAGCTTTTGGATCTATCATTGGACTCTTTTTCTGGAAAGATTAAGGATCCAACGGCTCGCAAATATGTGTTCGCTATCCACGATGAAGAAGAACAAAGCATTGTGGGCACTTCCATGATTATTGCTCAACTTGGCCGCAGAGAAGCGCCCTATGTGTACTTCGATATTCATCGCGAAGAGCGCTACAGCGATACCTTAGACAAACACTTTGTGCACCAAGTATTGACTGTCCGTTATTCGTACAATGGTCCAACAGAAATTGGTGGACTCGTCGTACACCCGGATTACCGAAAGAGTGAGCACAAGGTTGGGATGTTGATTTCCTATGTTCGCTTTCTTTGGATAGCCATGAATCGTGCACTTGTTCAGGATCAGATCTTAGCAGAGCTCATGCCGCCTCTTAAGGAAGACGGCTCGAGTTACCTTTGGGAAGCTGTAGGCCGGCGCTTTACGAACATGACTTACCGTGAGGCCGATAGACTTTCAAAAGGAAACAAAGAATTTATTCGAAGCTTATTTCCTCGGCAAAGCATCTACACCACACTTCTTTCTCAAGAGGCCCAGGACGTCATTGGACAGGTAAGCCCCAACACACGAGGTGTCGAAACATTGTTGCGCAGTATTGGGTTTGAATATGCTAACCGAGTCGATCCTTTTGACGGCGGCCCGGACTTCATCGCCTCAACCAAAGACATTTTGCTCGTTAAAAGAAGCCTTGAGTGGCAAGCATGCTTAGGCAAAAAGAAACATGATACGCATGTACTTCTTGCCCATCAAAGCAGTCAAGCACCGTTTTTTGTTTGTATTCCAGCGTGGTGCAGTTTTGATGAACGACACAACAAATGCTTCGTTGATGATTCGATTCTTGAACGCCTAGCGCTCACCGAAGGAGACCGTCTTTGGGCCTTGCCGCTAAGCCTGTCTTAG